ATCTTTTCTACGGCGTTGAAACTCATCGCGATTTGGACGAGATAACAATCCCGAAGCTTTAAAGAGCGCGTTACGCTGTGCTTCTGGAAGCTCGAACATTTGGTTAGTATCTGCATTTAATTGCTCTAAAATAGCAATGCATTGGTCTATTTCTTCTGGAGAAACAATCTTGTGGTTAGCCGTTTGGCCTTGTTTATCTTCTTCTGGCATATATAAAAGTGATATATCGCAATAGGGTTGATATAAAAAATAATTCGTGCAAAGATAGCGATACCTTAGTCTAGATTTACTGAAATGATTTGTTAATATTTTAAGTGATTTATTGAGCGTTTCCTGAGATTATTTAAAAGATAAAAAACGGGTTTCTTTGAAGATTATTTATAGTTTTGAAAAAAAATCATACAAATGAGTTTGTTTTCTGCATCAAATTTAAACCTAAAAGGTATTAAAAGTATATTACTGTTTTGTTTTCTATATAGTTACGTGTCATGGAGCCAATCGGAAGAACCTAATATGTATCATAATCATGCCATAGATATGATGCGAGAAAACATTAAATTTTTAGCAACTACCGAAGAATATGCAAATAATGCCACTTTTTTAGAACTAGCAGAAAAATTACCTAAAACATTTGATCGCTATAATATTAAAAACTACGAAACCACTTTAAAATATATAGCCGATGAGCTCGAATTAAGCGAAGCAACCATCAAGAAATATTATTCACCATTTCACTTCACCAAAGAGATGGGCAATATGCATCATGTAGCTACACATGCCTTGGCAGATATTTATTTTACAGCAGAAAACTACAAACAGGCTATTGCTTTTTACGATAAAGCTATGTTTACACATGCGCCTAAAGGAACTAGCGGAACGACTATAAATAAAGATTTTTTAAGAATGGAGTTCGATGTATCGGAAGCTTATTTTGAGCTCAAAAATTACGATATGGCCGTGCTTCACCTTTTACATAACCTAATGAACCAGCAAAGTTATGGCGACCATGTAACCAATACTTTAAAAGAATATGAAGCTTTTATTGATGCTGCCGTGTTTTTACCAAAATTAGAAGCTATGCTTAAAACCATACAGAAAGGTGAAGGATATAATTTGAAGTATAATTTTAGTGGAAAAACAATGCAATTTTCGCCATTTGTAGAATCTCCTAGTTCTTGCCGAGCTACTATTTTAAGTTCTGATTTTTACAAAAGTTTAAAGAAAAATGCCGTTTCTAAAAAAACAGCCTCTGCCCCATCTCCTAAAACCATTAAACCAATTAAGAAATTAGCTGATTTTAAAATTGATGATAATATATTTCATCATGCCAATGCTATAAATGATTTTATAAAAGCCGTATTAATTATTGGTAATACTGAGGCTTTTTCTAAAGATGACACTTACCAAACTACAGTAATCAACCTTATTTCGCATCTTGAAAATGATACGTTTAATGGGGCTATTAAAGAGTTAGAGTACATTGTAAACGAAGCTTTTTCTATTAAAGCGAGCATTGAAACTTTAGATGAAAAACAAAAGAAAGCTGTAGAAAATATTCGCCATTTTGCTTTGCATTACAAGCTGGATATTATTATGGCCAATAAGGAATATGCTATGGCCCTTGGAGCTATACAATATGTGAAATCTGTGGAAGGTTTTGCTTTTGTATCGGATAACAAAAAAGATATAGAAACTGATAAAGAAGATTTATTATTTACTGAAGCTTATGCTTATAATGGTTTTGCAACTAGCGAGTTTGGTTTAATTAATATGCTTGGTGCTTTAGTTAATTGTGATAATTACGAAACTGAAATAAACACCATGATGATGGATGTTGCAAACGCATTAGGCAAAGAGCGCGTCGTGAAGTTTTTAACGCAACTTGAAACTAATGTTACAGATAATCAGGCTAATGAAATTACTTTAACTTCTGCGCCTTTTAATGTTAAGGTGCCAAATATAAAAGAGCTTAGTAATGATCAAATCACGAATAAAATACAAACTAGTGCTATTTGGAAGGGGTTTATGGAGTAGTACAAATAAATGATAAATTCATTTTAAAACTTAGCTTATCGCCTTTAAAATACTATCCATTTTATCGATAGTTTGCTTGTAGCCAATATCAAACAATTCTTGCGATTTACTAATAGAAAACATGCTATAATTTAAATGTTTATCAATACATATCGAAACATCACATTTCTCTATACGCTCTTGCATAGTGCTCCAAATGGCTAATTGCAAACAGCGCTGTGTAATTTGTAAGGTACCTTTAATTTGATCTTTATGCTCATGTTCGTTAACGCTCACTCCTATTATTTTTTCTGAAGTTTCAAATAAGGGCTCTACAGGTAAATTATTTAGTAATCCGCCATCTACATAGAGCTGATTATTAATTTTTATGGGTTTGAATAGTAACGGAATGGCACAAGATGCGGCAATAAACTCTATTAACTTTCCTGACGAGCGAATTTCGTAAGCGCCCACATTTATATTAGACGCACAAATGGATAAAGGTGTTTTTAAGCTACTAAAATCATCGGTTAAATATTGATTTAGAAAAGATTTTAAACGTGTCATTTCCGTTAACTCCTTATTGACTAATCCTATTTTGAAAATTTGTAAAAACTCGTGACTTTTAGCTAATTCTAATATTTTTAAAGGCGTGTAGCACTCCAATATGCGCGTATGCTCTTGCCCCACCGCCAGAAAGTACGAGTCCTATTTTTTTATCAATTGTAGTTCGTTTTTGCGCCATCAGTGCATATCTGTTTTCTTTATTATCGCCTACCTTTTAACCATTTGTCTAGTGGTTCTATGGTTAAATTAATAAAGAGAATTAGTGTTGTGCAAATCGCGGTTTCCTTATAAAAACCTGTGGCGGCAATACAGCCAATAGCAGCACTACACCAAATTGTAGCGGCAGAACCTAAACCATGTACATTGGCGCCTTCTCTAAATATTACTCCAGCACCTAAAAAACCAACACCTGTAATAACCTGAGCAATTATTCGGGTAACATCTACGGTAGCATCTTCATTTTTAATCATGTATGATAGTAAAACAAATATAGCCGCTCCAGAAGCGACTAACATATTGGTTTTTAATCCAGCTGTTTTTTGACGTAATTGTCTTTCGAAACCAATCGCTAAACCTGCTAAAGCAGCCACGGTAAGGCGTAATGTGAAATCTGTAACTGTCATGTTGTTTTTGTATATGAAAGGTTGCGGTTTTAACTGAATCTAAAATAGGAATTATTTTTAGATAACATTAAAACTATCCTTAATTATAGACTAATTCAAGCACAAATATTCTTCGATTTAACTTGTCTTTTAAATCAACATTTTCACGTAACATCACATCGGCTATCATTGCAAATAAAGAACAACTAGAACGCTTTTTTTCATAAAATTCTTTATGAAAATCACTCTTAATTTTTATTGTTTTTAAGGCTTGCATGTATTTTACAGAGTAATGTCTGCAGTTGAATATAATAATAAATTTCATCCCAAACTTTCATGCAAAGAACTTAATCTCTTACAATGCTAAGTACAGCATCTTGCACAGGCACAGGAATATGTTTTTTGCTTTTTATTTTCTGAATAAGAAAAACAATTAAGGCAGTCAAAAATAGGCCTAGTAATATTTTAGTTGATAAAAAAGAAGCTTGATTATCGATTTGTTTTACAAAGTTGTTTCCTTCGGTTTTTAACTTTATCGAAAAATTATTAGATTTATTTAAAACAAAATGCTCTTTATTAAACCCCGTTTTTAATAATACTAAAGCGCTTTGGCTTCGGTTAATATCTCTAAAAGCAGTATTGCTCACTTCTATTTTTTTTATATTATCTGGAACGCCCATTACTTGGAAAACCACTTTAGTTTCATGACCTAGTTTTACAATACCGTGAGTTAATTTTACTTCAGCATTCTGGTTATTAATAGTAATATTTATGTTGTTTTTCATGTGTTCCAAAACCATCTCTTGAAACTCTTCGGGCGTTTTATAAGGCGTATTGGAAAATTGTTTACGGATTTCCGTTTGGAATGCTGTTAACGATCCGCTAACTTGTAGCACCCAAGTTTTGTTGTCTTGTTCTACCAACATAGTGGTCGATATATCGGGCTGATGGGCTTGCATTAAAGTAGATGAGCTCAAGAAAAGTATAATTAAGGCTAGTTTTTTCATAATAAATAAGTGTTGTAATATTAATTTCCGCGAAAGCGATTTAAATACGTGCCATTTATAGAACAGCACGTATTAATTATTGGTTTTAAATAGCGTAAGCACCGTACAAACAATCTATAAAATTGTTGTTTCCAGCAGCATCTACATGGTAATGGTAACCTCTAGTTTCATCGCTATGGCCTCTACAAGCATCTAAACCTGTAGGTTCGTTTCCGTCGGCATCTAGCTCGGCATATATACCATGGCCATCTAAGGCATAACCAATCATCGAGGCGTGTGTATCTTCTTGTGCTATTTGAGTACTAACACCAGTTGCAGCGTGATAATGATATCCTGCAGCCAAATTAATGTGTCCGCCAGCATCATCAAAAGGCGCTAAAGTATAAGCACCTAAAATAGCATCGGTTGGTGCTGGAGCATCGAAAACAACGCCATTAAAAGCAACACCTCTTTGAGATGGACCTGATGCGCCAGGACCAAAACCGCCGCTAAAATTAACAGGTGTGGTTTGTTTTATTGGTGTAATTGGTATTAAGTACGTTTGCGTGATATCGGTAACGTAAGAAGGTAAACACTCTACACAAAAATTCTCGTATTCTTCACCTACATTTGGGTTTGCGGCATTTGCGCAATCATCTTCCGTTTCGGTTGTGTAAATATCACCATTTTCATCATACATATGCCATGTGGTATCATTATAGAAATCGGCCATATTTTTTATAAAATCGCCATCTACATCATACACTTCACCACTTTCTAACCAAATACCTCCTGCAGAAGCATCATCGGAAATGTTACCAGGACACCACGGTCCCATTTCATGATCAGATGGTGTGCTAGTCGCTACTATTTCGTAACAATTGGTACTCGTGCCATCTGATAAAGTACAAGGTACCGTGGTGACTGCTACGGCCGATGTGTTTGTTAAAAATAATGATGAATCGACGTCTAAAACTAAATCATCACTTTCTTCGGCTGTTTCCGAATCTGTTGTGTTACTGTCATCGGAATTGCATGCCGTAAAGGATAAAATAATCATGCAAAAAAGGATAAAACTTTTTAATACTATTTTGTCTGTTTTCATGAGCGTAAGATTTTTATTATTGATTGTTATATGTTATTTAGATTGTCTTTTCTGTTTTAACTTGTGCTTAAATACCCGTTTTATGAAAACTTTGTGAAACTTAACATTAACTTAATATTAGATGTGTTTTAGTTGAAAAGGCTGTTAAGTATTGATTTCACTATTTTAATGCGGTTTTATTTATGCTTAAATAGTAAATCTCTATGGTATCATTATTATTTAGAATTTGCACAACTGATAGTAATACTATTATATTTGCGTAAATATGTTTTAACTATGAAAGATTTACTGTTGAAATTTAAAATTGAGTTACCAGAAGGTATTTATCTAAAGGATCCTGAATCTTCTACTTTAGGAAAAAAAATTATCGAAAATAGCATTATTCTTATTGAAGATATTGGCTTTGAAGATTTCAATTTTAAAAAGCTCGGAAAACAAATAGGTTCTAACGAAAGTTCGATATATCGTTATTTTGAAAGTAAACATAAAGTACTATTATATTTAACGTCTTGGTATTGGAGTTGGTTGGAATATCAATTAGTTTTGGAAACTTACAGTATGACTAATATTGAAGACAAATTAAAAAAAGCCATCGAGATTGTTACCAAAACAACCGAACAAGATGATAAATACACGCATATTAACGAAGTATTACTTAATAAAATAGTAATTGAAGAAAACTCAAAATCGTACCTAACCAAGGATGTCGATACTGAAAATGAAGAAGGACTTTTTCTTCCTTTTAAACGCGTTGTACATCGTTTATCAGACATGATTATTACTTGTAGCCCAACCTACGAATATCCGTTAAGCCTAGCTTCTACTATTATAGTTGGCTCTTTAAAGCAACATTTTATAAAAAAACATTTTAAATCAATTTCTAACTACGATGGTGATAAGCAACCAACAGATTTTTTCACAGATTTAGCCCTAAAAACATTATTAATACATGGATAACACTACTTTATCACCCTGGAAACGCTTTATAGGTTTACTACGATTAGAGCGTAAAGATATTTACCAAATTGCATATTATGCCGTATTCGATGGTTTGGTAGCTTTATCGCTTCCGTTAGGAATTCAAGCTATTATTAACTTACTTCAAGGTGCCCAAATTTCAACTTCTTGGGTAGTATTAGTTATGCTAGTTACAGCTGGTGTAGCTTTTTCTGGTGTGCTTAAATTAATGCAAATGCGTATTATTGAAACTATACAGCAACGTATTTTTACACGTGCATCTATAGAATTAAGCTATCGTTTTCCGAAGATTAAAATGAGGGAATTACGTCAATATTACCTTCCGGAATTGGCAAACCGATTTTTTGATACACTAACCATCCAAAAAGGATTATCGAAAATTTTAGTAGATATTCCTTCGGCGTTATTACAAATTATATTCGCCTTGCTTCTACTTTCATTCTATCATCCGTTTTTTATAATTTTTGGTTTACTATTATTAGTTCTTATCTATGTTGTTTTTAAATATACAGCTAGACGCGGTTTAGAAACGAGTTTAAAAGAATCTAAAGCCAAATACAAAGTAGCGCACTGGTTACAAGAAATTTCTAGAACCGTTATCAGTTTTAAACTTTCAGGAAAAACAAGTTTGGCTATTGATAAAAGTGACGATTTAGTAGCTGGCTACTTAGACTCTAGAGAAAAACACTTTAAGGTTTTGGTGCTTCAATTTATACAATTAATAGGCTTTAAAGTATTAGTTACACTGGGTTTATTATTAATTGGTGGCTTCTTAGTTTTAGACCAACGTATGAACATTGGGCAATTTGTTGCCGCAGAAATTATTATTATATTAATTATTAATTCAGTTGAAAAACTAATCAAGGGTTTAGAGTCCTTTTACGATGTTTTAACCTCTATTGAAAAACTAGGCCAAGTAGTAGATATGTCTTTAGAGGCTCAAAAAGGCGAAGCTGTTAAAAAAGATGCCGATTTAACCATTGAGTTTCAAAATGTATCTTATCAAGTTGAAAACCGCTATAAACCAATTTTAAGCGATGTGTCTTTCACTATAGCACCTAAAGATAAAATTTTAATTAAAGGAGAAAGTGGTTCTGGAAAATCTAGTTTATTACAGCTTATTGCGGGACTAATTTCTCCATCTTCTGGGTATGTTTATGTAAACAATCTATCACTACAGAGTTTGATTAAAAATGAATACCGATCTAATTTAGGATTATCATTATCTGAAGAATCGCCATTTGAAGGCACACTAAGAGAAAACATCACTTTTGGAAATAAAGATATTAGCGATGAAACTATTTATGAGGTTTTAGAGCGTTTAAAGTTAACAACCTTTTTACAGCAGCAAACCAAAGGGTTAAATACCATTTTAAAACCAGAAGGCAAGCAAATGGCCTACACAATCTCTAAAAAAATAATACTTGCCAGAGCATTAGTTAAACAGCCAAAACTCTTAATTCTTGAGAATCCGTTGGATCATTTCGATAAAGACGAAGCTAAAATACTTATCGATTTACTAGCGAACCCTAAATGTCCATGGAGTTTAGTTGTGGTTAGTAACAACGGCTTTTGGGAAGAAAAATGTAATAAGCATATTGTGCTTAAAAATGGAGTTATCATCAATAAACAGTAAGCTATGTTAAATATAACAAACAATAAAGTTTCAGAATATATAGACATTAAAAGCTTTAAATCTGGAAAAGAAATTTTTACGGTACAATACCATAAACGATTTAAAAAGTTTCTAATGGTATTTTCAATACTAATTGTAGTGATTGTCTTTTTACCATGGACTCAAAATATATCGAGTACCGGTTTGGTAACCACTTTAAAACCTAACCAGCGTCCACAATCTATTCAGTCTCAAATACCAGGGCGTGTTGAGGAATGGTTTGTACAAGAAGGTGATTTTGTAAAAAAAGGAGATACTATTATTCGTATTTCTGAAGTAAAAAGTGATTATTTCGATTCACGTTTAGCAGAACGAACTGGTGATCAGCTTAGTGTAAAATCATCGTCTGTTGAAGCTTATAAAAACAAGGTAGTTGCTTTAGGGAATCAAATTTCTGCTTTGCAGCAAGAACGTCGACTAAAGCTAGAATCTGCCAAAAACAAATTGTTGCAATCGCATTTAAAAGTCACTACAGATAGTATGGATTTTGAGGCAACAAAAATTAAAGCCGATATAGCTAAAATTCAGTATGAACGTACTATTTCTTTACAAGAAGAAGGCTTGAAAGCGGTTAAAGATGTGGAAGAAAAACGTGCAAAACTTCAAGAAGCAGATGCTAAACTTATATCGCAACAAAATAAGTATTTAAGCACTAAAAATGAATTGATTAATGCGCAAATTGCAATCTCGACTATAAGTGCAACGTATGGCGATAAGTTAGCTAAAGCTCAAAGTGGTTTGTATACTGCACAATCTAGCGGTTATGATACCGAAGCCGAGGTTTCTAAATTAGAAACAAGCTTAGCAAATTATACTAAGCGTACTAGTTTGCTATTTGTTACGGCGCCACAAGATGGTTACATAAACAAAGCCATTAAATCTGGTATTGGTGAAACTTTTAAAGAAGGTGAGCAATTGGTGAGTATTATGCCCGCAGATTACGATTTAGCGGTTGAAATGTATGTGCGTCCAATAGATTTACCTTTAATCCATACGGGTGAAAATGTACGTGTGCAGTTTGATGGTTGGCCTGCTATTATTTTTAGCGGATGGCCAAATGTGTCTTATGGTACTTATGGCGCTAAAATTGTAGCTATCGAAAACTATATTAGTACCAATGGTAAATACCGTGTGTTACTAAAACCAGATGCTGATGATGTGGCTTGGCCAGAAGCCATTCGTGTAGGTTCTGGAGCAAAAAGTATTGCACTACTTAATGATGTGCCAATTTGGTTTGAACTATGGAGACAAATAAATAGCTTCCCTCCTGATTTCTATAAGCCGGATAGTAAAACTGAATATTCTAAAGATAAAAAGTAAACCGAATGCATAAACTTGTAATTATTGTACTGTTTTTAATGTCTTCCGTAGGTTTTTCGCAAGAAAACGACACTGTGTTATCATTAGAAGAATATTTAGGATATGTAAAAAAATATCACCCCATAGTTAAGCAGGCTCAACTGATCACTACGGAAAGTGAGGCTAAACTATTGAAATCTAGAGGTGCTTTCGATCCAAAATTAGAAGTTGATTATAATCGAAAAAAGTTTAAATCGACTACTTATTATGATAAGCTAAATAGCACCTTTAAAATCCCAACGTGGTATGGCGTAGAGCTTAAAGCTAATTATGATAATAATGATGGTACCTATTTAAATCCAGAATACAACACACCAGAAGATGGCTTGTATGGTGTAGGGGTTTCTGTTTCGTTAGCAAAAGGCTTATTAACCAATGAGCGTATGGCGACCTTAAAAAAGTCTAAATTGTATATAAAATACGCTCAAGCGGAACAAAAACTTGTTATTAACGACATTTTATACAATGCTATTTCCACCTATTTTAATTGGTTGAAAAACTACCAAGCTAAATTGGTTTACAGGGATTATTTGGTAAATGCAGATACACGATTAAAGAATGTGAAAAGCAGCTTTTTTGCCGGAGACAAACCCGCTATTGATACCCTAGAGGCCAATATTAATTTTAAAAGTAGAAAACTAGACTATGAGAAAGCTAAGATTGGATATATAAAATCGGCTTTAGAACTTTCTAATTATTTGTGGTTAGAAAACAACATTCCTTTAGAGTTAGAAGAAGGCATTTCTCCTGATACCACTACCATTGATAAAATTGATGTAGTACTGAATAGTTCTGTGTTAAATAGTACTGATGAATTAATTGCTAATCATCCAAAACTACAAAGTCTTCAAATAAAACAAGAAATCTTAACCGTAGATAAGCGTTTAAAAACAAACAACTTATTACCAAAAATAGATTTGCAATATAACTTTCTATCGAGTGATTACGAGAATGTAAATAGCTTTAATACGGCCAATTATAAAAGTGGATTAAACATTAGTTTTCCTCTGTTTTTAAGAAAAGAACGTGCCGATTTAAGACTCGCTAAATTGAAACTTCAGGATATAGGTTTTGATATTTCTGCAACCAAAGTGAGCTTAAAAAATAAAGTAAATGCCACCATACAAGAAATAGATTCGTATAACACGCAATACGATTTATTGCAAGATATTGTAGTAGATTACAAGGCGTTTGTTAAAAGTGAAGAACGTAAATTTAGTTTAGGTGAAGGTTCTTTATTTTTAGTAAATTATAGAGAAGTTAAACTCATTGAAAGCCAACTAAAAGCTATCGATGTGGAGTATCAATTATTTATCAGTAAATCGAATTTATTACGAGTTTTAAATAATCTAGAATAGTTTTATTGATGCTTTAACCACACAACTCCTCCACCAACCAAAGTGGTTTTTTATTAAATGATACCCAGTCGGCTTTCAAAGCATCATACAACTTATCTATTTCAGTAAAGTCGGCTATGTTGCTGTCAGGATCTGCTTTCAGTTCTAAAATATATTCCATGAGTTCGTAGCATACAGTAAATTGACCGCAAGCAATTAACGTTTGCATTCTGTTTTTCACAACATCCTTTTTATCCCACCATAATGTAGTTGGCGTTTCAGAAGCTGTTAGGCAAACACTTTCTAAATTTTTACTTGGTGCTTTTATGCCTTTATTATAAGCAGGAGTTTTCATGTATGGCGATTTTTTACCACTCAATTTATAAACCGTTGCTGTAATACGTTTGTTTTTTAATTCGTTTTTAGAATAGAATAAATCGTAGTTAACGCGACGCATTTGTTTTAAAAACACATCGTTTATCATAGTCATAGCAGAAGTTACACGATTAGAAAGCATTACTTGTATTAAGCTAATGTCCAATTTTTCAAACGTTAGAATATCATCTAGTAAAGCTTCGGGGATATTTTTATTAAAAAGATGTTTCAACCTAGAGAGTACTGCTATTTTAACTGACGATGCTACGAGGCCAAAAACAGTTAAGAGCAAACCCATACCAAAAAGTGCACTTCCTAAAATGTACCAACCCACATAATCTGTTGGCCCAAAAACCTCCATATTATTTAAAAGCAAAATAGCTAAACCAACCAATAGAATAGACCAATAAATGGGTTTAATCGAAAAATATTGCAATACCTTATTTATAACTCGTTTGGCGGTCGATTTCTTTTCAATTTTAGTAGCATCTTGTTTCCAAGGTTTCATTTT
The window above is part of the Algibacter sp. L3A6 genome. Proteins encoded here:
- a CDS encoding patatin-like phospholipase family protein — translated: MECYTPLKILELAKSHEFLQIFKIGLVNKELTEMTRLKSFLNQYLTDDFSSLKTPLSICASNINVGAYEIRSSGKLIEFIAASCAIPLLFKPIKINNQLYVDGGLLNNLPVEPLFETSEKIIGVSVNEHEHKDQIKGTLQITQRCLQLAIWSTMQERIEKCDVSICIDKHLNYSMFSISKSQELFDIGYKQTIDKMDSILKAIS
- a CDS encoding MgtC/SapB family protein — encoded protein: MTVTDFTLRLTVAALAGLAIGFERQLRQKTAGLKTNMLVASGAAIFVLLSYMIKNEDATVDVTRIIAQVITGVGFLGAGVIFREGANVHGLGSAATIWCSAAIGCIAATGFYKETAICTTLILFINLTIEPLDKWLKGRR
- a CDS encoding DUF6702 family protein, yielding MKKLALIILFLSSSTLMQAHQPDISTTMLVEQDNKTWVLQVSGSLTAFQTEIRKQFSNTPYKTPEEFQEMVLEHMKNNINITINNQNAEVKLTHGIVKLGHETKVVFQVMGVPDNIKKIEVSNTAFRDINRSQSALVLLKTGFNKEHFVLNKSNNFSIKLKTEGNNFVKQIDNQASFLSTKILLGLFLTALIVFLIQKIKSKKHIPVPVQDAVLSIVRD
- a CDS encoding YHYH protein; amino-acid sequence: MKTDKIVLKSFILFCMIILSFTACNSDDSNTTDSETAEESDDLVLDVDSSLFLTNTSAVAVTTVPCTLSDGTSTNCYEIVATSTPSDHEMGPWCPGNISDDASAGGIWLESGEVYDVDGDFIKNMADFYNDTTWHMYDENGDIYTTETEDDCANAANPNVGEEYENFCVECLPSYVTDITQTYLIPITPIKQTTPVNFSGGFGPGASGPSQRGVAFNGVVFDAPAPTDAILGAYTLAPFDDAGGHINLAAGYHYHAATGVSTQIAQEDTHASMIGYALDGHGIYAELDADGNEPTGLDACRGHSDETRGYHYHVDAAGNNNFIDCLYGAYAI
- a CDS encoding TetR/AcrR family transcriptional regulator: MKDLLLKFKIELPEGIYLKDPESSTLGKKIIENSIILIEDIGFEDFNFKKLGKQIGSNESSIYRYFESKHKVLLYLTSWYWSWLEYQLVLETYSMTNIEDKLKKAIEIVTKTTEQDDKYTHINEVLLNKIVIEENSKSYLTKDVDTENEEGLFLPFKRVVHRLSDMIITCSPTYEYPLSLASTIIVGSLKQHFIKKHFKSISNYDGDKQPTDFFTDLALKTLLIHG
- a CDS encoding peptidase domain-containing ABC transporter, which produces MDNTTLSPWKRFIGLLRLERKDIYQIAYYAVFDGLVALSLPLGIQAIINLLQGAQISTSWVVLVMLVTAGVAFSGVLKLMQMRIIETIQQRIFTRASIELSYRFPKIKMRELRQYYLPELANRFFDTLTIQKGLSKILVDIPSALLQIIFALLLLSFYHPFFIIFGLLLLVLIYVVFKYTARRGLETSLKESKAKYKVAHWLQEISRTVISFKLSGKTSLAIDKSDDLVAGYLDSREKHFKVLVLQFIQLIGFKVLVTLGLLLIGGFLVLDQRMNIGQFVAAEIIIILIINSVEKLIKGLESFYDVLTSIEKLGQVVDMSLEAQKGEAVKKDADLTIEFQNVSYQVENRYKPILSDVSFTIAPKDKILIKGESGSGKSSLLQLIAGLISPSSGYVYVNNLSLQSLIKNEYRSNLGLSLSEESPFEGTLRENITFGNKDISDETIYEVLERLKLTTFLQQQTKGLNTILKPEGKQMAYTISKKIILARALVKQPKLLILENPLDHFDKDEAKILIDLLANPKCPWSLVVVSNNGFWEEKCNKHIVLKNGVIINKQ
- a CDS encoding HlyD family secretion protein; the protein is MLNITNNKVSEYIDIKSFKSGKEIFTVQYHKRFKKFLMVFSILIVVIVFLPWTQNISSTGLVTTLKPNQRPQSIQSQIPGRVEEWFVQEGDFVKKGDTIIRISEVKSDYFDSRLAERTGDQLSVKSSSVEAYKNKVVALGNQISALQQERRLKLESAKNKLLQSHLKVTTDSMDFEATKIKADIAKIQYERTISLQEEGLKAVKDVEEKRAKLQEADAKLISQQNKYLSTKNELINAQIAISTISATYGDKLAKAQSGLYTAQSSGYDTEAEVSKLETSLANYTKRTSLLFVTAPQDGYINKAIKSGIGETFKEGEQLVSIMPADYDLAVEMYVRPIDLPLIHTGENVRVQFDGWPAIIFSGWPNVSYGTYGAKIVAIENYISTNGKYRVLLKPDADDVAWPEAIRVGSGAKSIALLNDVPIWFELWRQINSFPPDFYKPDSKTEYSKDKK
- a CDS encoding TolC family protein; the protein is MHKLVIIVLFLMSSVGFSQENDTVLSLEEYLGYVKKYHPIVKQAQLITTESEAKLLKSRGAFDPKLEVDYNRKKFKSTTYYDKLNSTFKIPTWYGVELKANYDNNDGTYLNPEYNTPEDGLYGVGVSVSLAKGLLTNERMATLKKSKLYIKYAQAEQKLVINDILYNAISTYFNWLKNYQAKLVYRDYLVNADTRLKNVKSSFFAGDKPAIDTLEANINFKSRKLDYEKAKIGYIKSALELSNYLWLENNIPLELEEGISPDTTTIDKIDVVLNSSVLNSTDELIANHPKLQSLQIKQEILTVDKRLKTNNLLPKIDLQYNFLSSDYENVNSFNTANYKSGLNISFPLFLRKERADLRLAKLKLQDIGFDISATKVSLKNKVNATIQEIDSYNTQYDLLQDIVVDYKAFVKSEERKFSLGEGSLFLVNYREVKLIESQLKAIDVEYQLFISKSNLLRVLNNLE
- a CDS encoding patatin-like phospholipase family protein; this translates as MAEELNKKSEFTPFENIGLCFSGGGYRATFFALGVLAYLDHVSYKNKSLLKSVKALSTVSGGTLTGVGYAKAVQMPNYNFKAFFKQFYNTFTPENDVLLENAIAKLENDTVWKANPYKNRSLINAFALTYSEMPVFEGAFGKFEKSKIKQLEQVCFNATDFSFGLTYRFQNRGYFGNNPLYRNNQKEINALRNEVELGDVIASSSCFPVGFEPLVFPDDYFKDHSNSSYKNLKGLDTFIEGVGIMDGGIADNQGIGSMMLINDRMKGKLDLIIVNDVGSYKMKPWKQDATKIEKKSTAKRVINKVLQYFSIKPIYWSILLVGLAILLLNNMEVFGPTDYVGWYILGSALFGMGLLLTVFGLVASSVKIAVLSRLKHLFNKNIPEALLDDILTFEKLDISLIQVMLSNRVTSAMTMINDVFLKQMRRVNYDLFYSKNELKNKRITATVYKLSGKKSPYMKTPAYNKGIKAPSKNLESVCLTASETPTTLWWDKKDVVKNRMQTLIACGQFTVCYELMEYILELKADPDSNIADFTEIDKLYDALKADWVSFNKKPLWLVEELCG